A genomic segment from Luteibacter aegosomatis encodes:
- a CDS encoding PilZ domain-containing protein → MSIANEDKAPGWVEELMFPDKATAQQAHERHARMKVPAAVLMSRGHEAFSTDLIDISATGVLLKRPQRWSGAVGQVWILDVVFAHDLHINMEAEVARASARQIGLKYSLIPEEKQAPLWELLGGYADTLEAWHEE, encoded by the coding sequence ATGTCGATCGCTAACGAGGACAAGGCACCGGGATGGGTGGAAGAGCTGATGTTTCCTGACAAGGCCACCGCGCAACAGGCGCACGAGCGCCATGCACGCATGAAGGTGCCTGCCGCCGTGCTCATGAGCCGGGGGCACGAGGCCTTCTCGACCGACCTGATCGACATCTCGGCCACGGGCGTGCTGCTGAAGCGCCCCCAGCGCTGGAGCGGTGCCGTGGGCCAGGTATGGATACTCGACGTCGTGTTCGCCCACGACCTGCACATCAACATGGAGGCCGAGGTGGCCCGCGCCTCGGCCCGTCAGATCGGGCTGAAGTATTCGCTCATTCCCGAGGAAAAGCAGGCTCCGCTGTGGGAGCTGCTGGGGGGCTACGCCGATACGCTCGAGGCGTGGCACGAGGAGTGA
- a CDS encoding segregation and condensation protein A has product MPLALVRGQPVLQMPQDLYIPPDALEVILESFEGPLDLLLYLIRRQNLDILDIPVAEITRQYMDYIGMMREVMRLELAAEYLLMAAILAEIKSRLLLPRPPAEEGLEDDPRAELVRRLQEYERFKKAAQDIDELPRLERDTTVVHAFVGEHNVVRVPPPLDLKELLLALKDVLNRAELFTHHAIQREPLSVRQRMGEVLGALGGNTFHRFETLFDISEGRLGVVVTFLAMLELAKEMLIEIVQEEALGPIYLRTKVRTEGEQDELLA; this is encoded by the coding sequence ATGCCCCTGGCGCTCGTGCGCGGGCAGCCTGTGCTGCAGATGCCGCAAGACCTGTACATCCCGCCGGATGCGCTCGAAGTCATCCTCGAGTCGTTCGAAGGGCCGCTCGACCTGCTGCTCTACCTGATCCGCCGGCAGAACCTCGACATCCTCGACATTCCCGTCGCCGAGATCACCCGGCAGTACATGGACTACATCGGGATGATGCGCGAGGTGATGCGCCTGGAACTGGCGGCGGAATACCTGCTGATGGCCGCGATCCTCGCGGAAATCAAATCCAGGTTGCTGCTGCCCCGCCCCCCGGCGGAGGAAGGCCTCGAGGACGATCCGCGCGCCGAGCTGGTGCGCCGGTTGCAGGAGTACGAACGCTTCAAGAAGGCCGCGCAGGACATCGACGAACTGCCGCGCCTGGAACGCGATACCACCGTGGTGCACGCCTTCGTCGGCGAACACAACGTGGTGCGCGTGCCGCCGCCGCTCGACCTGAAGGAACTGCTGCTCGCGCTCAAGGACGTGCTCAACCGCGCCGAGTTGTTCACGCACCATGCCATCCAGCGCGAACCGCTCAGCGTACGCCAACGCATGGGCGAGGTGCTCGGGGCGCTCGGCGGCAATACGTTCCACCGGTTCGAAACGCTGTTCGACATCAGCGAAGGCCGGCTCGGCGTCGTGGTCACCTTCCTGGCCATGCTGGAGCTCGCCAAGGAAATGCTCATCGAGATCGTGCAGGAGGAAGCCCTCGGCCCGATCTACCTGCGTACGAAGGTGCGCACGGAGGGCGAGCAGGACGAACTGCTCGCCTGA
- the dinB gene encoding DNA polymerase IV gives MQPAQRAIIHVDMDAFYASVEELDDPSLVGKPVIVAGLGRRGVVSTANYEARKYGVRSAMPTAEARRRCPGGVYIFPRHDRYKAISDVVFEVFAQFTPTIEGLSLDEAFLDVSASLRLFSSIEAIGRRIKDDIRARTGLNASVGMSHNKLLAKLASELSKPDGFLVIRPDEVRGYLEPLPIGRMWTVGKVAEEALQKMGIRTIGDLLRADDWRLHKAVGARHGAQLRALCRGEDARPVVAEAAEVSISAEWTFETDLDTLPIAEAWLLRQCERVGARARARGLEGRTVSVKLREPPFVTHSRQARLPVPGNATPAIYAVARRLLELWWNQHPRPRLRLLGVSLSGFDARYGDEQQDMFAAPTSEKRPDGVQDSINQRFGAGALVRAGVLKTRGKE, from the coding sequence ATGCAGCCGGCCCAGCGAGCCATCATTCATGTCGACATGGACGCCTTCTACGCGTCGGTGGAGGAGCTGGACGATCCCTCGCTGGTCGGAAAGCCGGTCATCGTGGCCGGCTTGGGGCGCCGCGGCGTGGTGTCCACGGCCAATTACGAGGCGCGCAAGTACGGCGTGCGCTCGGCCATGCCCACGGCCGAGGCGCGGCGGCGCTGTCCGGGCGGGGTGTACATCTTTCCCCGTCACGACCGGTACAAGGCGATATCCGACGTCGTCTTCGAGGTGTTCGCGCAGTTCACGCCCACCATCGAGGGGCTGTCGCTGGACGAGGCCTTTCTCGACGTCTCGGCGAGCTTAAGGCTTTTCTCATCCATCGAAGCCATCGGGCGCCGGATCAAGGACGACATCCGTGCGAGAACGGGCCTGAACGCATCGGTGGGCATGTCCCACAACAAGCTGCTGGCCAAGCTGGCCAGCGAGCTGTCCAAGCCGGACGGTTTTCTGGTCATCCGGCCCGACGAAGTACGCGGCTATCTCGAGCCGCTGCCGATCGGGCGGATGTGGACGGTCGGCAAGGTAGCCGAGGAAGCCCTGCAGAAGATGGGCATCCGTACCATCGGCGACCTCCTGCGCGCCGACGACTGGCGACTGCACAAGGCGGTGGGTGCCCGCCACGGGGCCCAACTGCGGGCGCTTTGCCGGGGTGAAGACGCCCGGCCGGTGGTGGCCGAGGCGGCGGAGGTCTCCATCAGCGCGGAATGGACGTTCGAAACCGACCTGGACACCCTGCCGATCGCCGAGGCCTGGCTGCTTCGCCAGTGCGAGCGGGTAGGGGCCCGGGCGAGGGCACGGGGCCTGGAGGGGCGCACGGTGTCGGTGAAGCTTCGGGAGCCGCCTTTCGTCACCCACAGCCGCCAGGCCCGGCTGCCCGTGCCGGGCAACGCCACGCCGGCGATCTATGCCGTGGCACGTCGCTTGCTTGAGCTGTGGTGGAATCAACATCCCCGGCCGAGGTTGCGCCTGCTCGGCGTGTCCTTGTCGGGGTTCGATGCCCGGTACGGCGACGAGCAGCAGGACATGTTCGCCGCGCCGACGTCGGAAAAGCGCCCCGACGGCGTCCAGGACAGCATCAACCAGCGCTTCGGCGCCGGTGCGCTGGTCAGGGCGGGGGTGCTGAAAACGCGTGGTAAGGAGTGA